In the genome of Polaribacter atrinae, one region contains:
- a CDS encoding retropepsin-like aspartic protease family protein, with protein MKFRLLTYIILSFALTSCNGCSKSAQKFRNNKVENIPSKRELTTRERSTGKTIIKMEKRNGVYYVPVELNGAKMDFIFDTGAGIISISETEATFLMKQGTLTKDDIKGTAKFSDANGDISEGTIINLKTVKIGNIILRNIEASVVHNEIAPLLLGQSAFEQFGKISIDYKRGEITLE; from the coding sequence ATGAAATTTAGATTATTAACATATATAATATTGTCTTTTGCTTTAACCAGTTGCAATGGCTGTTCTAAATCTGCTCAAAAGTTTAGAAATAACAAAGTGGAAAACATACCTTCAAAAAGAGAACTAACAACAAGAGAAAGGTCAACAGGTAAAACCATTATTAAAATGGAAAAGCGTAATGGAGTTTACTATGTACCTGTTGAACTAAACGGAGCTAAAATGGACTTCATATTTGACACAGGAGCTGGTATAATTTCAATCTCTGAAACAGAAGCAACTTTTTTAATGAAACAAGGAACATTAACCAAAGATGACATTAAAGGAACTGCGAAATTTAGTGATGCTAATGGAGATATCTCTGAAGGAACGATAATAAATTTGAAAACAGTTAAAATTGGTAATATTATTTTAAGAAACATTGAAGCTTCAGTAGTACATAATGAAATCGCACCACTTCTGCTAGGTCAGTCTGCTTTTGAGCAATTTGGAAAAATATCAATTGATTATAAAAGAGGAGAAATTACATTAGAATAA
- a CDS encoding flagellar motor protein MotB: MSKKHKDFFWMSFSDLMTSLFFVVLVLYVLTSVMLNQEKKKLQDALVELEKEKEKIEADNEKLNKILQLNEQFKPLQNDRDFIYLEDCKKYISKELNSIEIFEPNKSTILQKYKSSTIKVGNKLEELLKNLNVANANFSYLIIIEGNMANSWDKKFSSDNEYGYKKSYERALAVYNLWSINNINLRKYNSEILISGSGFNGLCRDKIEENNKRFSIQIIPKIEYSK; this comes from the coding sequence ATGAGTAAAAAACACAAAGATTTTTTTTGGATGAGTTTTTCAGACTTAATGACAAGTCTTTTTTTTGTTGTTCTAGTTTTATATGTTCTTACTTCTGTAATGCTTAATCAAGAGAAAAAGAAACTTCAGGATGCCTTAGTTGAACTTGAAAAAGAAAAAGAAAAAATTGAAGCCGATAACGAAAAATTAAATAAAATATTACAATTAAATGAGCAATTTAAACCTTTACAAAATGATAGAGACTTTATTTATTTGGAAGATTGCAAAAAATATATTTCAAAAGAATTAAATAGTATAGAAATATTTGAACCAAATAAATCAACTATTTTACAAAAATACAAATCTTCTACTATAAAGGTTGGGAATAAATTAGAGGAACTATTAAAAAACTTGAATGTTGCAAATGCCAATTTTTCTTATTTAATAATTATAGAAGGAAATATGGCAAATTCTTGGGATAAAAAATTTAGTAGTGATAACGAGTATGGTTATAAAAAAAGCTACGAAAGAGCTTTGGCTGTTTATAACCTTTGGAGCATTAATAATATTAACTTAAGAAAATATAATTCAGAAATTTTAATTAGTGGAAGTGGATTTAATGGTCTATGTCGTGATAAAATTGAAGAAAACAACAAACGATTTTCTATACAAATAATACCAAAAATAGAATACTCAAAATAA